In Streptomyces nojiriensis, one genomic interval encodes:
- a CDS encoding GNAT family N-acetyltransferase — MTSAISVGQPVFTQVVEGFGTVTITPVDPAADSALIHSWVTQERARFWGMGEASRELVQEIYEDVDRRTTHHAFMVSRDGEQVALFQTYDCAEDRVSECYEVQPGDVGVHLLIGPTTGAAERGFTGSLMTVFIAFVFSDAAARRVVVEPDARNAKAISLMERTGFVLGPQVVLPEIDLPEVYLPAKPAQLAFLAAPGAAPAAG, encoded by the coding sequence ATGACCTCCGCCATCTCCGTCGGACAGCCCGTGTTCACCCAGGTCGTCGAGGGCTTCGGCACCGTCACCATCACCCCCGTCGACCCGGCGGCCGACTCCGCGCTGATCCACAGCTGGGTCACGCAGGAGCGGGCCCGCTTCTGGGGCATGGGCGAGGCCAGCCGCGAACTGGTCCAGGAGATCTACGAGGACGTCGACCGCCGCACCACACACCACGCCTTCATGGTGAGCCGCGACGGCGAGCAGGTCGCCCTGTTCCAGACGTACGACTGCGCCGAGGACCGGGTCAGCGAGTGCTACGAGGTCCAGCCCGGGGACGTCGGCGTGCACCTGCTGATCGGCCCGACCACGGGCGCGGCCGAGCGCGGCTTCACCGGCTCGCTGATGACCGTCTTCATCGCGTTCGTGTTCTCCGACGCCGCCGCGCGGCGCGTGGTCGTCGAACCCGACGCCCGCAACGCCAAGGCCATCTCCCTCATGGAGCGCACCGGTTTCGTGCTCGGACCGCAGGTCGTGCTCCCGGAGATCGACCTGCCCGAGGTCTACCTCCCGGCCAAGCCGGCGCAGCTGGCCTTCCTCGCCGCTCCGGGGGCCGCGCCGGCGGCAGGCTGA
- a CDS encoding penicillin acylase family protein: METPESYGVFRDRWGIPHLRASDELRLVHAQGRVTAFDRAWQLEVERHRSEGSSASFLGADAVTWDRFARQSRLADTARRCFEAMEAGDPATAAWVRAYVDGVNDGLAAGAARDERFARTGLTPTPWEPWVPLAIWIATHILFAGFATKLWRERVARALGDEAVTLFATDGPGTAGSNGWLVPGDRTTTGSAIIAGDPHRFIEDPGVYQQIRLSCPEYDVLGLAVPGVPGLGHFGHTGTAAWAITNAMSDYQDLYVEQLRRGDDGATWALGADGAWEPVSRHTETIAVADGDDVEVEILETPRGPVIIHADGDLGADPDAGAHADGSAQTLSLRYPPRVRLDLGFAALPALLRARTVADIDRAFDGWAEPVNVVHAADSAGGLLHRVAGAVPLRHHTNRLRPVPAWDPQHAWRGWAPTPAEPVQGFAVMANARGIASPLGVEFAPPHRADRIRELLSGSADWSPKAMADVHRDTHLASAAPLLALLPGFEDLTPAAQALRTRLLAWDRHMAADSTDATVFSAFRGATVRRFAADPVFEDLWGAPTGPAVFHPWLYLVPRIGYALEGLLTTSLVPGLDRAAHVRAALEETAAADTPDTPWSQVHRLTPWQAVPDPEPAEWPGLGGDHDCVNATSTVPGFTDLTARASAARYVWDLARREDSLWAVPLGADGVTGSPHHRDQLPLWAQCELVPVVTDWARLTKESI, translated from the coding sequence GTGGAGACCCCGGAATCCTACGGGGTCTTCCGCGACCGGTGGGGCATCCCCCACCTGCGCGCATCCGACGAACTCCGGCTCGTCCACGCACAGGGCCGCGTCACCGCCTTCGACCGCGCCTGGCAGCTGGAGGTCGAACGGCACCGTTCCGAGGGCTCCAGCGCCTCCTTCCTCGGCGCGGACGCCGTCACCTGGGACCGCTTCGCCCGCCAGTCCCGGCTGGCCGACACGGCCCGCCGCTGCTTCGAGGCCATGGAGGCCGGCGACCCCGCCACCGCCGCCTGGGTGCGCGCGTACGTGGACGGCGTCAACGACGGGCTCGCCGCCGGCGCCGCCCGTGACGAACGCTTCGCACGCACGGGTCTGACCCCCACCCCGTGGGAACCGTGGGTCCCGCTGGCCATCTGGATCGCCACGCACATCCTGTTCGCCGGTTTCGCCACCAAGCTGTGGCGCGAGCGCGTGGCCCGCGCCCTCGGCGACGAGGCCGTCACCCTCTTCGCCACCGACGGCCCCGGCACGGCCGGCAGCAACGGCTGGCTGGTGCCGGGCGACCGCACCACCACCGGCTCGGCGATCATCGCGGGCGACCCGCACCGATTCATCGAGGACCCGGGCGTCTACCAGCAGATACGTCTCTCCTGCCCCGAATACGACGTACTGGGCCTGGCCGTCCCCGGCGTCCCCGGCCTCGGCCACTTCGGGCACACCGGCACCGCCGCCTGGGCGATCACCAATGCGATGTCCGACTACCAGGACCTGTACGTCGAGCAGTTGCGCCGCGGTGACGACGGCGCCACCTGGGCCCTCGGCGCGGACGGCGCCTGGGAGCCCGTCTCCCGCCACACCGAGACCATCGCCGTGGCCGACGGCGACGACGTCGAGGTGGAGATCCTGGAGACCCCCCGCGGCCCCGTGATCATCCACGCGGACGGCGACCTCGGCGCCGACCCCGACGCCGGGGCGCACGCCGACGGCAGCGCCCAGACCCTCTCCCTGCGCTACCCGCCGCGGGTCCGCCTGGACCTCGGCTTCGCCGCCCTCCCCGCGCTGCTGCGCGCCCGCACCGTCGCCGACATCGACCGTGCCTTCGACGGCTGGGCCGAGCCGGTCAACGTCGTCCACGCCGCCGACTCCGCGGGCGGGCTGCTGCACCGCGTCGCGGGCGCCGTACCGCTGCGCCACCACACCAACCGGCTGCGGCCCGTGCCCGCCTGGGACCCGCAGCACGCCTGGCGGGGCTGGGCCCCCACGCCCGCGGAACCGGTGCAGGGCTTCGCCGTGATGGCGAACGCGCGCGGGATCGCCTCCCCGCTCGGCGTGGAGTTCGCGCCCCCGCACCGCGCCGACCGCATCCGCGAACTGCTCAGCGGGTCCGCGGACTGGTCCCCGAAGGCGATGGCCGACGTACACCGGGACACGCACCTGGCCTCGGCCGCGCCCCTGCTCGCGCTGCTGCCCGGCTTCGAGGACCTGACGCCGGCGGCGCAGGCCCTGCGGACCCGGCTGCTGGCCTGGGACCGGCACATGGCGGCGGACAGCACCGACGCCACCGTCTTCTCGGCCTTCCGCGGCGCGACCGTACGCCGCTTCGCCGCCGACCCCGTCTTCGAGGACCTGTGGGGGGCGCCCACCGGCCCGGCGGTCTTCCACCCGTGGCTGTACCTGGTCCCGCGGATCGGCTACGCCCTCGAAGGCCTGCTCACCACCTCCCTCGTCCCCGGCCTCGACCGTGCGGCGCACGTCCGGGCCGCCCTGGAGGAGACGGCCGCGGCCGACACCCCCGACACCCCCTGGTCGCAGGTGCACCGCCTCACCCCCTGGCAGGCCGTGCCCGACCCGGAGCCGGCGGAGTGGCCCGGCCTCGGCGGCGACCACGACTGCGTGAACGCCACCTCCACCGTCCCCGGTTTCACCGACCTCACCGCCCGGGCGTCGGCGGCCCGTTACGTCTGGGACCTCGCCCGCCGCGAGGACAGCCTCTGGGCGGTCCCGCTGGGTGCGGACGGCGTCACCGGCTCGCCCCACCACCGCGACCAGCTGCCCCTGTGGGCACAGTGCGAACTCGTCCCCGTCGTCACCGACTGGGCCCGGCTCACCAAGGAATCGATATGA
- a CDS encoding siderophore-interacting protein has product MAVGKGWEGVVLKLMRGKDFTFTVTGAEDLTENYRRVSFTDGGLLAAAGESLHPTMWVRVWFQGAGKPHQRAYTLVDPDPQAGTFSFEFALHDGVASAWARGAEPGDTVEATVQGTGFTAPAPAPERLLVIGDSASLPAINSLLDTYPETPATIWFETQHDSDERLPMRVEPGRHDIRRVRRNGTDLADRVRAELPGLAGDPEAAYVWLACDTVTTRALTAYLRKELALPKHRVNALGYWRPGA; this is encoded by the coding sequence ATGGCTGTCGGCAAGGGCTGGGAGGGCGTGGTCCTCAAGCTCATGCGGGGCAAGGACTTCACGTTCACGGTCACCGGAGCGGAAGACCTTACGGAGAACTACCGCCGCGTGAGCTTCACGGACGGCGGGCTGCTCGCGGCCGCCGGTGAATCGCTGCACCCGACGATGTGGGTACGCGTCTGGTTCCAGGGCGCGGGCAAGCCGCACCAGCGGGCGTACACGCTGGTGGACCCGGATCCGCAAGCGGGCACCTTCAGCTTCGAGTTCGCCCTGCACGACGGGGTCGCCAGTGCCTGGGCGCGCGGCGCCGAGCCGGGCGACACGGTCGAGGCCACCGTCCAGGGCACCGGATTCACGGCCCCGGCGCCGGCCCCGGAGCGGCTGCTCGTCATCGGGGACTCCGCGTCCCTCCCGGCGATCAACTCGCTGCTGGACACGTACCCCGAGACTCCGGCGACCATCTGGTTCGAGACGCAGCACGACTCGGACGAGCGGCTGCCGATGCGGGTGGAGCCGGGCCGGCACGACATCCGCCGGGTGCGGCGCAACGGTACGGACCTGGCCGACCGGGTGCGCGCCGAGCTGCCCGGGCTGGCCGGGGACCCGGAGGCGGCGTACGTCTGGCTGGCCTGCGACACGGTCACGACGCGCGCCCTGACGGCCTACCTGCGCAAGGAACTCGCGCTGCCCAAGCACCGGGTGAACGCCCTCGGCTACTGGCGGCCGGGGGCCTGA
- a CDS encoding DinB family protein produces MERISPPLTGDERETLRTFLDYHRATLAWKCEDLTDEQLRRASMPPSTLSLLGLVRHMAEVERHWFRRVLGGEDLPHLWSDTHDFQAAYDASGSSRAEAFNAWQEEIAHARRIEAAAASLDVTAYVPSWEEEASLRLVMLHLIHEYARHNGHADFLREGIDGTTGA; encoded by the coding sequence ATGGAACGCATCAGCCCGCCCCTGACCGGGGACGAACGCGAGACCCTCCGGACCTTCCTCGACTACCACCGGGCCACCCTCGCCTGGAAGTGCGAGGACCTCACCGACGAGCAGCTGCGGCGCGCCTCGATGCCCCCGTCCACCCTGTCCCTGCTGGGGCTGGTCCGGCACATGGCCGAGGTCGAAAGGCACTGGTTCCGCCGCGTCCTCGGCGGCGAGGACCTTCCGCACCTGTGGTCGGACACCCACGACTTCCAGGCCGCCTACGACGCCTCCGGATCCAGCCGCGCGGAGGCGTTCAACGCATGGCAGGAGGAGATCGCGCACGCCCGCCGGATCGAGGCCGCGGCCGCGTCCCTGGACGTGACGGCGTACGTGCCGAGCTGGGAGGAGGAGGCCTCGCTGCGTCTGGTGATGCTCCACCTCATCCACGAGTACGCCCGCCACAACGGCCACGCCGACTTCCTCCGCGAGGGGATCGACGGCACCACCGGCGCCTGA